A window of the Streptomyces sp. JB150 genome harbors these coding sequences:
- a CDS encoding DUF4097 family beta strand repeat-containing protein, with amino-acid sequence MSEWSVAEPRKLTFDEPVHELHVRIVNGTVNVVGTDEGPARLEISEVEGPPLLITRENGTLTVAYEDLPWKNLLKWLDLKGRQRGTVVSLAVPAGTRVHVGAITATAVVSCVGGPVDVRGVCGDTTLVGLAGPVRADTVSGNLEAQALTGDLRFHSVSGDLTVIEAGSSVRAESVSGSMIVDLDPAARRTDVSLTSVSGEIAIRLPQPADTEVEAHTAGGTVSSAFEDLRVGGPWGAKRITGRLGAGNGSLRATTVSGSIALLRRPPQEPEPQEPEPWEPQAPAAEPPATEAPAGKAPDASGENAAAGPGEDPSPTSGATSDPTSDATSDPTSAPADGTTDKKVL; translated from the coding sequence ATGTCCGAGTGGTCCGTCGCGGAGCCGAGGAAGCTCACCTTCGACGAGCCGGTGCACGAACTGCACGTACGGATCGTCAACGGCACGGTGAACGTGGTGGGCACCGACGAGGGCCCCGCCCGCCTGGAGATTTCCGAGGTCGAGGGCCCGCCCCTGCTCATCACCCGGGAGAACGGCACCCTGACCGTGGCCTACGAGGACCTGCCGTGGAAGAACCTCCTCAAGTGGCTCGACCTCAAGGGACGGCAGCGCGGGACCGTGGTCTCGCTCGCCGTCCCGGCGGGGACCCGGGTGCACGTGGGCGCCATCACCGCCACGGCCGTGGTCTCCTGTGTGGGCGGCCCGGTGGACGTGCGGGGCGTCTGCGGGGACACCACCCTGGTCGGGCTCGCCGGACCGGTCCGCGCGGACACCGTCTCGGGCAACCTGGAGGCCCAGGCCCTCACCGGCGATCTGCGGTTCCACTCCGTCTCCGGTGACCTGACCGTCATCGAGGCGGGCTCGTCCGTGCGGGCCGAGTCGGTCAGCGGCTCGATGATCGTCGACCTGGACCCGGCGGCCCGCCGGACCGACGTCAGCCTCACCAGCGTGTCCGGCGAGATCGCCATCCGCCTGCCGCAGCCGGCGGACACGGAGGTGGAGGCCCACACCGCCGGCGGGACCGTCTCCAGCGCCTTCGAGGACCTGCGGGTCGGCGGCCCGTGGGGCGCCAAGCGCATCACCGGCCGCCTCGGCGCGGGCAACGGCAGCCTGCGGGCGACGACCGTCTCGGGCTCGATCGCCCTGCTGCGCCGCCCGCCGCAGGAGCCGGAGCCGCAGGAACCGGAGCCGTGGGAGCCGCAGGCGCCCGCGGCGGAGCCTCCCGCGACCGAGGCGCCCGCGGGAAAGGCACCGGACGCCTCGGGGGAGAATGCCGCTGCCGGCCCGGGCGAGGACCCGTCCCCGACCAGTGGCGCGACCAGCGATCCGACCAGTGACGCGACCAGCGACCCGACCAGCGCCCCGGCCGACGGCACGACCGACAAGAAGGTGCTCTGA
- a CDS encoding PadR family transcriptional regulator — protein MPPVFAHGRLRLYLLKLLDEAPRHGYEVIRLLEERFQGLYAPSAGTVYPRLAKLESEGLVTHTTEGGRKVYAITDAGRAELADRSGELADLELEILESVAELAAEIRADVRGAAGDLRREMRAAAASQARQGAGGAGEPVDKEAWRAAREEMRRVKQEWKEQARRAKDESRRAREEAQRARRQAKEAQERARAQAQEEVQRIARRVQEQVQDHFARGDWPTGLREGLTELAKEFGEFGKDFGKEFGRDLGFGLGNGTRSAKAGPEPEFSATPEDFPAGYAPSWTHEPPTGDPARDLERLLDRFRDDIRDAARDHGVTPDQLREARHHLSTAAAHISALLRAPKA, from the coding sequence ATGCCTCCCGTCTTCGCCCATGGCCGCCTGCGCCTCTACCTGCTGAAGCTGCTCGACGAAGCCCCGCGCCACGGCTACGAGGTGATCCGCCTCCTGGAGGAACGCTTCCAGGGGCTGTACGCGCCGTCGGCGGGCACGGTGTACCCGCGCCTGGCCAAGCTGGAGAGCGAGGGCCTGGTCACCCACACCACCGAGGGCGGCCGCAAGGTGTACGCCATCACGGACGCGGGCCGGGCCGAACTCGCCGACCGCAGCGGCGAGCTGGCCGATCTGGAGCTGGAGATCCTGGAGTCGGTGGCCGAGCTGGCCGCCGAGATCCGCGCCGACGTGCGGGGCGCGGCCGGTGATCTGCGGCGCGAGATGCGCGCCGCGGCGGCGAGCCAGGCCCGGCAGGGCGCGGGCGGCGCCGGGGAGCCGGTGGACAAGGAGGCCTGGCGCGCGGCCAGGGAGGAGATGCGCCGCGTCAAGCAGGAGTGGAAGGAACAGGCCCGCCGCGCCAAGGACGAGAGCCGCCGGGCCCGCGAGGAGGCCCAGCGCGCCCGGCGCCAGGCGAAGGAGGCGCAGGAGCGGGCGCGGGCGCAGGCCCAGGAGGAGGTGCAGCGCATCGCCCGGCGGGTGCAGGAGCAGGTGCAGGACCACTTCGCGCGCGGGGACTGGCCGACGGGGCTGCGCGAGGGCCTGACCGAGCTGGCCAAGGAGTTCGGCGAGTTCGGGAAGGACTTCGGCAAGGAGTTCGGCCGGGACCTGGGCTTCGGCCTCGGCAACGGGACCAGGTCGGCCAAGGCGGGCCCCGAGCCGGAGTTCTCGGCCACCCCCGAGGACTTCCCGGCCGGCTACGCGCCGTCGTGGACCCACGAACCCCCGACCGGCGATCCCGCCCGCGACCTGGAGCGCCTCCTGGACCGCTTCCGCGACGACATCCGCGACGCGGCCCGCGACCACGGCGTCACCCCGGACCAGCTGCGCGAGGCCCGCCACCACCTGTCCACGGCCGCCGCCCACATCAGCGCCCTGCTGCGCGCCCCGAAGGCATAG
- a CDS encoding DUF6104 family protein produces MYFTDRGIEELEKRRGEEEVTFEWLAEQLRTFVDLNPDFEVPVERLATWLARLDDEDDE; encoded by the coding sequence ATGTACTTCACGGACCGTGGCATCGAGGAACTGGAGAAGCGGCGCGGCGAGGAGGAGGTCACCTTCGAGTGGCTCGCCGAGCAGCTGCGGACGTTCGTCGATCTGAACCCCGACTTCGAGGTGCCGGTGGAGCGGCTGGCGACCTGGCTGGCCCGGCTGGACGACGAGGACGACGAGTAG
- a CDS encoding Clp protease N-terminal domain-containing protein → MFERFTKDAREVVKGAVAHAGRESARTVDAGHLLLALLDREASRGSFVLAALGAAARRESVTAALAEVRRRAGLSQAETEALAGLGIDVAEIVARVEEVHGAGAMSGSPKEKAWWGSGRPSFGRDAKDVLEKSLRIALARRDRSIGDHHILLALTARPGVTAEVLADHGVTYESAVRVLDGGGEARAG, encoded by the coding sequence ATGTTCGAGCGGTTCACCAAGGACGCCCGTGAGGTGGTGAAGGGCGCCGTCGCCCACGCCGGGCGCGAGTCGGCGCGGACCGTCGACGCCGGGCATCTGCTGCTGGCCCTGCTCGACCGGGAGGCGAGCCGGGGCTCCTTCGTCCTGGCGGCGCTCGGGGCCGCGGCGCGCCGGGAGTCGGTGACCGCGGCGCTGGCCGAGGTGCGGCGCCGGGCCGGGCTGTCGCAGGCGGAGACCGAGGCGCTGGCCGGGCTGGGCATCGACGTGGCGGAGATCGTCGCCCGGGTGGAGGAGGTGCACGGCGCCGGCGCGATGTCCGGGTCGCCGAAGGAGAAGGCGTGGTGGGGGTCCGGCCGCCCCTCCTTCGGCCGGGACGCCAAGGACGTCCTGGAGAAGTCCCTGCGCATCGCCCTCGCCCGGCGCGACAGGTCCATCGGCGACCACCACATCCTCCTCGCCCTCACCGCCCGCCCGGGCGTGACGGCGGAGGTGCTGGCCGACCACGGCGTCACCTACGAGTCGGCGGTCCGGGTGCTGGACGGCGGGGGAGAGGCGCGGGCGGGGTGA
- a CDS encoding zinc-binding dehydrogenase — protein sequence MFAVYAARIDRDQPLTGLESGDRPAPEARPGWSVVNVRAASLNHHDLWSLRGVGLPEDRLPMILGCDAAGVDEDGNEVVLHSVIGQSGHGVGPKEPRSILTERYQGTFAEQVAVPTWNILPKPKELSFEEAACLPTAWLTAYRMLFTNAGVRPGDSVLVQGAGGGVATAAIVLGKAAGLRVFATSRDEAKRKRALELGAVEAVEPGARLPQRVDAVIETVGAATWSHSVKSLRPGGTLVISGATSGDRPSHAELTRIFFLELKVVGSTMGTKDELEDLLSFCAATGVRPVIDEVLPLDRAREGFERLAAGDQFGKIVLTHS from the coding sequence ATGTTCGCTGTCTACGCCGCCCGAATCGACCGCGACCAGCCGCTCACCGGCCTGGAGTCGGGGGACCGTCCCGCCCCCGAGGCCCGTCCCGGCTGGAGCGTCGTCAACGTCAGGGCCGCCTCCCTCAACCACCACGACCTCTGGTCCCTCCGCGGCGTCGGTCTCCCCGAGGACCGGCTGCCGATGATCCTCGGCTGCGACGCCGCCGGCGTCGACGAGGACGGCAACGAGGTCGTCCTGCACTCCGTCATCGGCCAGAGCGGCCACGGTGTCGGCCCGAAGGAGCCCCGCTCCATCCTCACCGAGCGCTACCAGGGCACCTTCGCCGAGCAGGTCGCCGTACCGACCTGGAACATCCTGCCGAAGCCGAAGGAGCTGTCCTTCGAGGAGGCCGCCTGTCTGCCGACCGCCTGGCTGACGGCGTACCGGATGCTCTTCACCAACGCCGGGGTGCGTCCCGGTGACTCGGTGCTCGTGCAGGGCGCGGGCGGGGGTGTCGCCACGGCCGCCATCGTGCTCGGCAAGGCGGCCGGGCTGCGGGTCTTCGCGACCAGCCGCGACGAGGCCAAGCGCAAGCGGGCGCTGGAGCTGGGCGCCGTGGAGGCGGTGGAGCCCGGAGCGCGGCTGCCGCAGCGAGTCGACGCGGTGATCGAGACCGTGGGTGCCGCCACCTGGTCGCACTCGGTGAAGTCGCTGCGGCCCGGTGGCACGCTGGTCATCTCCGGTGCCACCAGCGGCGACCGGCCCTCGCACGCCGAGCTGACCCGCATCTTCTTCCTGGAGCTGAAGGTGGTCGGCTCCACCATGGGCACCAAGGACGAGCTGGAGGACCTGCTGTCGTTCTGCGCGGCCACGGGCGTGCGGCCGGTGATCGACGAGGTACTGCCGCTGGACCGGGCGCGCGAGGGGTTCGAGCGGCTGGCCGCGGGCGACCAGTTCGGCAAGATCGTGCTCACTCACTCCTGA
- a CDS encoding helix-turn-helix domain-containing protein, with the protein MTEATDLAERAGDRDPRVGLRAVAALRRLLEQLEAVQVRSARRQGWSWQEIAAELGVSRQAVHKKYGRR; encoded by the coding sequence ATGACCGAAGCAACGGATCTCGCCGAGCGGGCCGGCGACCGCGACCCGCGGGTCGGGCTGCGGGCCGTCGCCGCCCTGCGCCGGCTGCTGGAGCAGTTGGAGGCCGTGCAGGTGCGCAGCGCGCGCCGACAGGGCTGGTCGTGGCAGGAGATCGCCGCGGAACTCGGAGTGAGCAGGCAGGCCGTGCACAAGAAGTACGGGAGGCGATGA